From the Streptomyces sp. NBC_00654 genome, the window TCTCCAGGGTGATGCCGGGGTCGTGGATGTGCGCGTACGGGTTCTTCAGCGCGTTGCGCCGGTCCTTGTACGCGACGAGGGAGCCGACCGTGTCGGGGGCGCCGCTGCGGCGCATGTACGCGCGCACGTGCGGGGCGAAGAAGCCGCCCGCACCGGCCAGCAGCGGCTGCTGGAACGGGATCGGCAGCGAGAGGCCCCACATGGCGTTGGACTCGGACTGCTTCTCGAACGCGAGAGTCAGTACGGTCCGGTGGACACGGGCGGCCACCAGATTGGCGGCGACCAGCGCGGTGGATCCGCCGACCGATCCGGCGGTGTGGACGCGGAGCATCGGTTTGCCGACGGCGCCGAGCGCGTCCGCGAGGTAGAGCTCCGGCATCATCACCCCCTCGAAGAAGTCGGGGGCCTTGCCGATGACCACGGCGTCGATGTCCGCCCAGGTCAGCCCGGCGTCGGCGAGGGCGGCCACGGCGGCCTCACGGACGAGCCCGGCGATGGAGACATCGTGCCGGGCGGAGACGTGCTTGGTCTGGCCGATGCCGACGACGGCCACGGGCTCCTTAGACATGAGCGCTCTCCCCTTCCAGGACGGCGACCAGATTCTGTTGCAGGCACGGTCCGGAGGTGGCGTGGGCCAGGGCCCGGTCGGACTCGCCCCGGTGGATCCGGGCGGCGGCCTCACCGAGCCGGACCAGACCCGCGGCCATCATCGGGTTGGCGGCGAGGGCCCCGCCCGAGGGGTTCACGCTGACCTCGTCCCCCAGCCCGAGCGCCGCGCGGAGCACGACTTCCTGGGAGGTGAAGGGGGCGTGCAGCTCGGCGGTGTCGACCGGCCGGTCGAAGGCACCGGCGCGTTCGGCGGCGAGCCGGGTGGAGGGCGAGTCGGTCAGGTCGCGGACGCCGAGGCCGTGGGCCTCGATCCGGTGGTCGATGCCCCGGATCCAGGCGGGGCGCGCGCACAGGGCGCGGGCGGTGTCCCCGACGGCGAGGACCACGGCCGCGGCACCGTCGCCCACGGGCGGGCAGTCGCCGGTCCGCAGGGGCCCCACCACCTGGCGGCCCGCCGGGACGTCCCCGGTGAGCTGGGCGTACGGGTTGGCCGAGGCGGCGGTGCGGCTGCGGGCGGCGATCTCGGCCAGGCCCTGTTCGTCGGTGGCGCCCGCGTCGATGAGCGCCTGCGCCTGGAGGGCGGCGAGAGCCACGGAATCCGGCCAGAGCGGGGCCACGTAGTACGGGTCGAGCTGCCGGGTCAGGACATCGCGGACCTCGCCCGGCGAGGACTTGCCGTAGGCGTAGACCAGGGCGGTGTCCGCCTCACCGGTCTGCAGTTTCACCCACGCCTCGTACAGCGCCCAGGCGCCGTCCATCTCCACATGCGACTCGGAGATCGGCGGGTACGCGCCGACACCGTCGAGCGCCATGGTGAAGGAGAAGGCCCGGCCCGCCAGGTAGTCGCTGGAGCCGGAACAGGTGAAGCCGATGTCGCTCGCCTTCAGGCCGGTCGCGCCGAGGACCTCGTGCAGGACGGGCATCAGCATGTCGACTTCGGAGAGTTCGTCGGTGCGCCGCCGGTGCGCGGTCTGCGCGAAGGCCACGATCGCCACGTCTCGCATCTACAGCAGCTCCTTGTACGTGTCGTAGTCGGCGTCGGGCTCTCCGGTGGGCCGGTAGTGGTCGGGGTAGCGGCCGCCCTCGGTCCAGACCGGTTCGACGCGCAGCCCCATCCGCACCTGGTCGTAGGGGATGCCGGCGATCCGGCCGTGCAGCGCGAGGTCGGCGCCGTCCAGGGCGATATGGGCGTAGACGTACGGCACCTCGATGCCGAGGTTCGCCGTGTGGGCGGCCTTGATGTTGACGATGCAGTACGTGGTCACGGTGCCGCGCGGGCCGACCTCGACCGGCTCCGCGGTGGCGACGCCGCAGGTGGGGCAGGCGCCGCGGGGCGGCACGTACACCTTGCGGCAGGACGGACAGCGCTCGCCGACCGTGCGCCGCTCGGCGAGGGCGTTGATGTACGCGCTCTGGGCGCGGCCGGGGGTGTAGGTGTAGTCGAGCCGGGCGGGGGTGACGATGGTGGTGACCGGGTCGCTGAACTCTCCGCTGTGCCGGACTGGCCGGCCGGTGTCCGCGTCCCCTTCGTACGGTTCGAAGCAGGCGATGTCGGTGATCGCGCCGGTACGGGCCGCCGCCCAGCGGACGCGGACCCGCATCCCGGTGCGTACGGCCTCGGGGCCCGGGGCGTCCAGGACGTGGAGCAGCGCGGTGTCGGCGCCGTCGAGCCGGACCAGGACCCAGGCGAACGGGGTGTCCAGGGGCTGGTCGCGGCGCGGGTCGGGGTTCCAGGCCCAGGTGGTGACGGTGCCGGTGGCGGCGACCTCGACGAGTTCGCGGAGCTCCTCGGCGGTGACGGGGTCGTACTCGACGGGCGGTACGAGGACCTTTCCGTCGCCGGTCCGCACGCCGAGCACGGTCCGCTCGCGCAGTCCGGTGAGGAAGGCGCTCTGTACGGGGCCGAGCGAGCGGGTGAAGGGGAATTCGACCACCAGCGGTGCGCTGAGGACTTCGGGCACGGTTGTCTCCTTGGCTCAGGCGCGCCGGTAGACGGGCGGGCGCTTCTCGGCGAAGGCGCGGGCGCCCTCCTTGGCGTCCGCGGTGTCGAAGACCGGCCAGCCGCGGGCGAGTTCGGCCGCGAGGCCGTCGGTCTCGGTCAGCTCGGCGCTCTCGTAGACGGAGGCCTTGACCGCCTCCACGGCGAGCGGTCCGCAGGCGTTGATCCGTTCGGCGATCTCCAGCGCCTTCTCCAGCGCGGTGCCGTCGGGCACCACATGGCCGACGAGTCCGACACGGGCGGCCTCCTCGGCGCTGTACGGACGGCCGGTGAGGAGCATTTCGAGGGCGTGGGTCCGGGCGATCTGGCGCGGCAGCCGTACGGTCGAGCCGCCGATGGGGAAGAGTCCGCGCCGGACCTCGAACAGTCCGAAGGTGGCGCCCGCTCCGGCGACGCGGATGTCGGTGCCCTGAAGGATCTCGGTGCCGCCCGCGACGCAGTACCCCTCGACGGCGGCGATCACCGGCTTGCGGGGGCGGTGGTGGCGCAGCATCGCCTTCCAGTGCAGGTCGGGGTCGGCCTTCAGCCGGTCCCGGTACTCCTCGCCCGCCATTCCCCCGCCCGCCAGGGCCTTGAGGTCCATGCCGGCGCAGAAGGAACCCCCCGCGCCGGTGAGCACGACGGAGCGGACCGAGTCGTCCGCGTCCGCGGCGAGCCAGCCGTCGTACAGGCCGACCAGCATCGGCAGCGAGAGTGCGTTCTTCGCCTCCGGCCTGTTCAGGGTGAGCACCAGTGTGGCGCCCTCGCGCCGTGTCCCGAGATGTTCCGTACCGCCCATTGCCTGCCTCCGTCTCCAGATTCAGAACAGGTTGCAGTAGGCGGGTGTTCAGTTCAATAGTTTTCTGACACTCAGTCAGATTTCTTCGGCGGCCCCTCTTCCCACTTGCGCCGGTCGGCGCTCTAATGACCGCCGAGCCACTCAGCACCCCCGGGGTCAGGAGGAACGGTGGAGTACAACCTTGCCGACCTGTTCGAGTCGGTCGTCGATGTGGTCCCGGACCGCGAGGCGCTCGTCTACGTCGACCATCCGGGTACGGGGGCCGAGCGCCGGCTCACCTACGCGGAGCTGGACGCCGCCGCCAACCGGATCGCCCACCACCTGGCCGGCGCGGGCATCCGGCCCGGCGAGCACCTGGGACTGCACCTCTACAACGGCGTCGAGTACCTCCAGACGGTGCTGGCCTGCCTCAAGGCCCGCATCGTTCCGGTCAACGTCAACTACCGGTACGTGGAGGAGGAGCTGGTCTACCTCTACCGCGACGCGGATCTGGCGGCCCTGGTCTTCGACGCCGAGTTCGGCGAGCGGGTCGCGGCAGCGGCCCCGCAGGCCGCCAGGCTGCGGCATCTCCTCCGGGTGGGGACACCGGCCGCGCACTCCCCGGGTCCGGACGCCGTGGCGTTCACGGACGCCGAGGCCTCCGGGTCCCCCGCGCGCGGCTTCGCGCCGCGCTCCGGCGACGACCAGTTCATCATCTACACCGGCGGCACGACGGGCATGCCCAAGGGGGTGATGTGGCGCCAGGAGGACCTGTTCTTCTCCGGCCTCGGCGGCGGCGCACCGACCGGCGAGCCGGTGAAGTCCCCTCAGGAGCTGGCCGAGCGGGTGGCTGCGGGCGGCGACGGGATCACCTTCTTCCCCACTCCCCCGCTGATGCACGGCACGTCCACGCTCACCGCGTTCATCGGCTTCAACTTCGGCCAGCGGATCGTCGTCCACCGCAAGTTCGTGCCGGACGAGGTACTCCGTACGATCGAGAAGGAGAAGGTCACCAGCGTCTCGCTGGTCGGCGACGCGATGCTGCGGCCGCTGATCGACTCGCTCAGGGGGCCGCTCAGGGGTACGGACTGTTCGTCGATGTTCTCCGTCTCCAGCTCGGGGGCGATCATGTCCGACTCGGTGCGGGCGGAGTTCCAGGCACTGGTGCCGACGGTGATGCTGCTCAACAACTTCGGCTCGTCCGAATCCGGCTTCAACGGCACGGCGACGGCCGATTCGGGCCCGGACCGGGGATTCCGGCTCCAGGTCAACTCCCGTACGGCGGTGGTCGATCCGGCGACGTACGAGCCGGTGGCCCCCGGCGAGCCGGGGCGGATCGCCCAGCGCGGACACGTACCGCTCGGCTACTACAACGACCCGGGCAAGACGGCGGAGACCTTCTTCCGCAGGGGCGAGGAGCGGTGGGTCCTGCTCGGCGACATGGCGACGGTCGACGAGGACGGCATCGTCACCGTGCTCGGGCGCGGATCGCAGTGCATCAATACCGGGGGCGAGAAGGTCTACCCGGAGGAGGTCGAGCAGGCTCTCAAGGCCCATCCGGATGTGTACGACGTCCTGGTCGCCGGGGTGCCGGACGAGCGGTGGGGCAACCGGGTGGCGGCGGTGCTCCAGCTGCGCGAGGGGGCCGGCCCGCTGGACCTCGCGGCGGTGCAGGCGCACTGCCGCACCCGGCTGGCGGGCTACAAGATCCCCCGCACCGCCGTCTTCACCGACCGGATCCAGCGCTCGCCCAGCGGAAAGGCCGACTACCGGTGGGCCCGTTCGGTCGTCGCCGCGCGCCCCGGCGCACCGGACTGAGCGGGCCGGGCCGCGCGGGGGCGGGACGGGCGCCGGACCGGGCCGGAGTAAGCCATTCAGGGACGTGGTGTATCCATCCGCTCACCCTGTGTGGCAGGGGTGGGTGATCCCCCATAGCTTCGGCTCATGAGAACAAAACACCTCACATGCCTGGCGGGTATCGCCGCCATCGCCGCAACCGGACTGGCCACGGCCGTCCCCTCCGCCGCCGCCCCCACCGCGGGCCACGTCGTCCGTCCCGGCGAGTCCATCCAGAAGGCCGTGGACGCCGCGCAGCCGGGTGACACGGTCGTCGTCCTGCCCGGCACCTACCGGGAGAGCGTGCTGATCACCAAGCCGGACCTGACCCTGGCCGGGTCCGGGGACAGGACCGTGATCCTGCCGGGGACGGCCGCCGAGAAGACCGCCAACGCCTGCGCGAAGGGCGGCAACGGCATCTGCGTCCTGGGCACGAAGGCCAAGCCGGTGGACGGAGTCCGCATCCGCTCGCTGACCGTGTCGGGCTTCGCCAAGAGCGGCATCTGGGCCTCCTGGACCGACCGGCTCGGCGTCCACAAGGTG encodes:
- a CDS encoding thiolase domain-containing protein — encoded protein: MRDVAIVAFAQTAHRRRTDELSEVDMLMPVLHEVLGATGLKASDIGFTCSGSSDYLAGRAFSFTMALDGVGAYPPISESHVEMDGAWALYEAWVKLQTGEADTALVYAYGKSSPGEVRDVLTRQLDPYYVAPLWPDSVALAALQAQALIDAGATDEQGLAEIAARSRTAASANPYAQLTGDVPAGRQVVGPLRTGDCPPVGDGAAAVVLAVGDTARALCARPAWIRGIDHRIEAHGLGVRDLTDSPSTRLAAERAGAFDRPVDTAELHAPFTSQEVVLRAALGLGDEVSVNPSGGALAANPMMAAGLVRLGEAAARIHRGESDRALAHATSGPCLQQNLVAVLEGESAHV
- a CDS encoding Zn-ribbon domain-containing OB-fold protein, with amino-acid sequence MPEVLSAPLVVEFPFTRSLGPVQSAFLTGLRERTVLGVRTGDGKVLVPPVEYDPVTAEELRELVEVAATGTVTTWAWNPDPRRDQPLDTPFAWVLVRLDGADTALLHVLDAPGPEAVRTGMRVRVRWAAARTGAITDIACFEPYEGDADTGRPVRHSGEFSDPVTTIVTPARLDYTYTPGRAQSAYINALAERRTVGERCPSCRKVYVPPRGACPTCGVATAEPVEVGPRGTVTTYCIVNIKAAHTANLGIEVPYVYAHIALDGADLALHGRIAGIPYDQVRMGLRVEPVWTEGGRYPDHYRPTGEPDADYDTYKELL
- a CDS encoding crotonase/enoyl-CoA hydratase family protein; protein product: MGGTEHLGTRREGATLVLTLNRPEAKNALSLPMLVGLYDGWLAADADDSVRSVVLTGAGGSFCAGMDLKALAGGGMAGEEYRDRLKADPDLHWKAMLRHHRPRKPVIAAVEGYCVAGGTEILQGTDIRVAGAGATFGLFEVRRGLFPIGGSTVRLPRQIARTHALEMLLTGRPYSAEEAARVGLVGHVVPDGTALEKALEIAERINACGPLAVEAVKASVYESAELTETDGLAAELARGWPVFDTADAKEGARAFAEKRPPVYRRA
- a CDS encoding acyl-CoA synthetase, whose product is MEYNLADLFESVVDVVPDREALVYVDHPGTGAERRLTYAELDAAANRIAHHLAGAGIRPGEHLGLHLYNGVEYLQTVLACLKARIVPVNVNYRYVEEELVYLYRDADLAALVFDAEFGERVAAAAPQAARLRHLLRVGTPAAHSPGPDAVAFTDAEASGSPARGFAPRSGDDQFIIYTGGTTGMPKGVMWRQEDLFFSGLGGGAPTGEPVKSPQELAERVAAGGDGITFFPTPPLMHGTSTLTAFIGFNFGQRIVVHRKFVPDEVLRTIEKEKVTSVSLVGDAMLRPLIDSLRGPLRGTDCSSMFSVSSSGAIMSDSVRAEFQALVPTVMLLNNFGSSESGFNGTATADSGPDRGFRLQVNSRTAVVDPATYEPVAPGEPGRIAQRGHVPLGYYNDPGKTAETFFRRGEERWVLLGDMATVDEDGIVTVLGRGSQCINTGGEKVYPEEVEQALKAHPDVYDVLVAGVPDERWGNRVAAVLQLREGAGPLDLAAVQAHCRTRLAGYKIPRTAVFTDRIQRSPSGKADYRWARSVVAARPGAPD